From Pempheris klunzingeri isolate RE-2024b chromosome 16, fPemKlu1.hap1, whole genome shotgun sequence, a single genomic window includes:
- the LOC139215479 gene encoding uncharacterized protein, whose product MEPVYVCFACEDCFPESFLREHFNSRKHAIQTLLYQNPWQLPFAWQTCPNLTTLKSLACKEEMERGADQMMLKVLDLPRWIFCSLNPHNYRGVMKRMERHHTVLKRKVALPETYSKLKQNERFPLLGRQFLVMHDVCFGEHQPIKVGFLCLLCKLRLSDDECYAHVFSRAHVTTFLNLFHPGSLNSSIDTEALLDLAKQATPMHIASDVQEIELDFPIWEPCTYTKATLILASAKRRYGGGKLEPPIIPKMKLVPRATLKDVAKDQVRDNSQNNSRMMEESEKKTCPRSTAINDTTLKKTSVEVYAEITNTHCVGSAEISEKGADKELEKRREVSSRALSEEIKNAENETCQTIEEPTSRKPSRETLESRHNTDKTVKTEEERSKCSSDVPTQWKDYMCKKTERKRRSSMCENSQEDKCPNESEEIEMHKRRRLTCKQESSREEHQNMQSSGQKEATIRPADKGEGGKPSTENIKNKGLSALFKCCSDHREPIYLCECCSLKIAEEDVISHVAGADHQKIYQQVVDLDEKLYNVILKQNFESAIQTLKALQAQQVSQRELPSTLALSDAQPMNTSATRHTQHVQVVKMEIDDDSEAQPSSVTAAMSFMTDNTRKTDVKMTHVKVSELPDNANTCLTVSRRRGNASSLRMSTSSTNAIRLHPDSTGNDFKVNIISKKSVGPLNIATISKTAETSHTVVTSDSAVTTSTKSKASTSRCTAKSSSSTLDATKSTASHYRSNTGPTAFGESAYKYPACKSSATAATSSKLAGTTSCATIPSSTKSATLSKPLENRTASKHTVTSGKAATASNTQPPVVREAARRTTPGSKMENASRNSETASKPVVTSAATAKMTKTSVKYKNIEASGKPRHLKNSLGSNADVTPNIPKSNAATTPHPAPTEPPHTSSSKTKPKVGIDQLIAVSWKEKKQVYCQLCSVRLINSDHVYSRPHYENYVKLKYPGWTTKQSDSLDKIVANLAEVERHVGSRSLQTVKVSFEVYKELRHLPEDTVIERLKAMLRQRDSSVSSSTNDAVEGLRQQVAWVSPCEVSSPDDANIKQETSHLHVTTAIESPGTHQAFPLASSQSEEAGHKNDPQTATSPCTQDAGIAVSVKQENTECDVDLQARVDVTPAIESPGKRNAFPLAIVPATFTAFAPIQTVKMEPEDCVDPLTFDSEPAGRSAQPPDTCQEAPQERANIDQQKQPRPSQKAEQVVIHSPGCPPGRVSQALPRISIGERTQGCSHLSRYLTVKGLGNAPIIGLRSVWECRGISLKPFFLCESCRETLSLGDICQHMISNEHQLKYLLRQYPDCEAEIHHKMKVNTLNDFAQRMSIQERSQKMDAQGILLGEELYYSIRAAPFSEALEMVQNIKKKQKLRAPCQLTSAPQRMDQEPEVWHSREESPPTEMHSTMALETDQRSDNEARQETEKRHLEETGHIQRTPDSSLFDSINIFDHYSVSAKPYPVVSPLPESGACLSPQENCRSLSVQPEVRPPVSQHQRPILKLQAEVHSDSPPSSVVGPETTQTLSVSPRDNGLPPWKRRAVSSLETHVTPNDNLVVAANSSSVEGHLTRDNQLFRAPEAKAVGTMQLPASIADNSDPQHQRDVNAQNIVGNASQFKPSPFCVTTNHNPGQIPQPLSNTETDSTGVCQWPINAIVTARPDPNNQHVMDASNGQHHTGVKRDSKVAQSFSAVTKSPSDTLSEASSEGYSQYSQTSCVANLSSGAVAGYTTPVNPATHTGSLYQHEGYATTGRYPGQIYPEQEANHFGHNLATQAIPGWVSQEMQQQHLMQQQLMQQQQFIQQQQLMQQQQLMQQQQQLMQQQTLLQQQYPSWTRTAVAAGDGRATNEAACLGVFPVVTPAVHSSSSPWFIDPNKNIPTTPVPMHNNHSMVTSLPPPFSPSPSSSSQQ is encoded by the exons aacTTGTTCCACCCAGGTTCCCTGAATTCAAGCATTGACACAGAGGCCTTATTGGACTTGGCAAAACAGGCAACACCAATGCACATCGCATCAGATGTGCAG gAAATAGAGTTGGACTTTCCCATCTGGGAGCCATGCACTTACACCAAAG CCACATTAATCCTGGCATCTGCAAAGAGGAGATACGGAGGAGGAAAGCTTGAACCCCCAATAATCCCTAAAATGAAGCTCG TTCCCAGAGCAACTTTGAAAGATGTGGCCAAGGACCAAGTGAGGGACAACAGTCAGAACAACAGCAGGATGATGGAGGAGTCTGAGAAGAAAACCTGTCCAAGATCTACAGCCATTAATGACACTACCTTGAAAAAGACCTCCGTAGAAGTTTATGCTGAGATCACTAATACACACTGTGTAGGAAGTGCAGAAATTTCAGAAAAGGGAGCTGACAAGGAGttggagaagagaagagaggtgTCTTCACGAGCTCTTTCggaggagataaagaatgcAGAGAATGAGACATGCCAGACGATCGAAGAGCCTACATCAAGAAAACCAAGTCGAGAGACCCTTGAAAGCCGCCACAATACTGACAAAACTGTTAAGACGGAAGAAGAAAGGAGCAAATGTAGCAGTGATGTCCCAACACAATGGAAGGATTACATGTgcaaaaaaactgaaagaaagagaCGAAGCAGCATGTGTGAAAACTCACAGGAGGACAAATGTCCTAATGAGAGTGAAGAGATAGAAATGCATAAAAGACGACGGCTTACCTGCAAACAGGAGTCATCTCGTGAAGAACACCAAAACATGCAAAGTAGTGGACAAAAGGAGGCGACTATCAGACCAGCAGACAAGGGAGAGGGTGGCAAACCAAGCactgaaaatataaagaataaag GCTTAAGTGCACTTTTTAAATGCTGTTCTGATCATCGTGAGCCCATCTACCTCTGTGAGTGCTGCTCTCTGAAGATCGCAGAGGAGGACGTCATCAGCCACGTTGCTGGAGCTGACCACCAGAAGATATATCAGCAG GTTGTTGATCTGGATGAAAAGCTTTATAATGTCATcttaaaacaaaactttgaaTCAG CCATACAGACGTTGAAGGCACTCCAGGCTCAGCAGGTCAGCCAGCGTGAGCTCCCTTCAACTTTAGCTCTGTCTGACGCTCAGCCCATGAACACCTCGGCCACCCGTCATACTCAGCATGTCCAG GTGGTGAAGATGGAGATTGATGATGATTCAGAGGCACAACCATCCTCAGTAACTGCAGCCATGTCTTTTATGACTGACAACACCCGCAAAACGGATGTCAAGATGACTCATGTCAAAGTGTCTGAGCTGCCTGACAACGCAAACACCTGCCTGACAGTTTccagaagaagaggaaatgcATCAAGCCTACGTATGTCTACAAGCAGTACAAACGCAATTCGTTTGCATCCTGATTCCACGGGAAATGACTTCAAGGTTAATATAATTTCAAAGAAATCTGTTGGACCATTAAATATAGCAACCATCTCCAAAACAGCGGAGACATCTCACACTGTTGTAACTTCAGACTCCGCTGTAACCACATCTACTAAATCCAAGGCGTCCACCTCCAGATGTACAGCCAAATCATCCAGTTCCACCCTAGATGCCACCAAGTCGACAGCCTCGCACTACCGTTCTAATACAGGCCCCACCGCATTCGGAGAGAGCGCTTACAAATATCCAGCGTGTAAATCCAGTGCCACTGCAGCCACCTCTTCCAAACTGGCAGGAACCACCTCTTGTGCAACCATTCCATCATCCACAAAATCTGCAACATTGTCCAAACCACTGGAAAACAGAACtgcatccaaacacacagttaCTTCTGGTAAAGCTGCCACTGCCTCTAACACACAACCTCCTGTAGTGCGTGAGGCGGCCCGCAGAACTACACCTGGCTCCAAAATGGAAAACGCCTCCAGAAATTCTGAAACTGCATCCAAACCTGTGGTGACATCTGCAGCCACtgctaaaatgactaaaacatcagttaaatacaaaaatattgaagCCTCTGGGAAACCCAGACATTTGAAGAATTCATTGGGGTCAAATGCTGATGTTACACCAAATATTCCTAAAAGTAACGCAGCTACAACTCCCCATCCAGCACCCACAGAGCCTCCACATACGTCTTCAAGTAAGACAAAGCCAAAAGTTG GCATAGACCAGCTGATTGCAGTGtcatggaaagaaaaaaagcaagtcTACTGTCAGCTGTGTTCAGTGAGGCTGATAAATTCCGATCACGTGTACAGCCGCCCCCACTATGAAAATTATGTG AAACTGAAGTACCCCGGGTGGACCACCAAGCAGTCTGATTCGTTGGACAAAATAGTGGCCAACTTGGCCGAGGTTGAGAGACATGTAGGATCCCGATCCTTACAG ACAGTGAAAGTGAGTTTTGAAGTGTACAAGGAGCTGCGTCACCTTCCAGAGGACACAG TTATAGAGAGACTGAAAGCAATGTTGAGGCAGAGAGACTCGTCTGTCTCATCCTCCACAAATGATGCTGTGGAGGGTTTGAGACAGCAGGTTGCCTGGGTCAGTCCATGTGAAGTTTCAAGCCCAGATGATG CCAACATCAAACAGGAGACATCACATCTGCACGTCACAACTGCAATTGAGAGTCCTGGAACACACCAAGCCTTCCCTTTAGCCTCTAGTCAAAGTGAGGAGGCTGGTCATAAAAATGATCCACAGACCGCCACATCTCCTTGCACTCAAGACGCAGGCATAGCAG TCAGTGTCAAACAGGAGAATACTGAGTGTGATGTGGATCTCCAGGCGAGGGTAGACGTCACACCTGCAATTGAGAGTCCTGGAAAAAGAAATGCCTTCCCTCTAGCTATTGTGCCTGCAACATTTACTGCTTTTGCCCCTATTCAAA CTGTCAAAATGGAGCCTGAGGATTGTGTGGACCCTCTGACCTTTGACTCAGAACCTGCAGGTAGATCTGCACAACCCCCAGATACATGCCAAGAGGCTCCTCAGGAGAGAG CGAATATTGACCAACAGAAGCAGCCGAGACCCAGCCAGAAAGCAGAACAAGTAGTAATACACTCTCCAGGGTGTCCTCCTGGACGTGTGTCACAGGCACTCCCAAGGATTTCAATAG GGGAGAGAACTCAGGGCTGCAGTCATTTGTCCAGATACTTGACTGTGAAGGGACTGGGCAATGCACCAATTATAG GTCTGAGATCTGTGTGGGAGTGTCGAGGAATTTCTCTCAAACCATTTTTCTTGtgtgagagctgcagagagacgcTCTCCCTCGGTGACATCTGTCAACACATGATCAGCAATGAGCACCAGCTCAAATACTTG CTGAGACAGTACCCTGACTGTGAGGCTGAGATCCATCATAAGATGAAAGTGAACACTTTAAATGACTTTGCCCAGCGGATGTCAATTCAGGAGCGTTCTCAGAAGATGGATGCACAG GGTATACTGCTGGGAGAGGAGTTGTATTATTCCATTCGGGCAGCTCCATTCAGCGAAG CTTTAGAAATGGTGCAAAACATCaagaaaaagcagaaactgAGGGCCCCTTGTCAACTCACCAGTGCTCCACAGCGAATGG ACCAGGAACCTGAGGTCTGGCACAGTCGAGAGGAATCTCCTCCCACAGAGATGCATTCAACAATGGCTCTTGAGACAGACCAGAGAAGTGACAATG AAGCAagacaagaaacagaaaaacgtCATTTGGAAGAGACTGGTCACATCCAGAGGACTCCAGACTCTTCTTTGTTTGACTCCATCAATATCTTTGACCACTACAGTGTGTCCGCAAAGCCTTATCCTGttgtctctcctcttcctgaGTCTGGTGCATGTCTTAGTCCCCAGGAGAACTGCAGGAGCCTTTCTGTGCAGCCAGAAGTCAGACCACCAGTCTCTCAGCACCAGAGGCCTATCCTCAAGTTGCAGGCAGAGGTGCACTCAGACTCCCCACCTTCCTCTGTTGTTGGTCCTGAAACCACTCAAACTCTGTCAGTGTCACCCAGAGATAATGGCCTACCACCCTGGAAAAGAAGAGCTGTTTCATCTCTGGAAACACACGTCACCCCTAATGACAATTTAGTTGTCGCAGCCAACAGCTCTTCAGTTGAGGGCCATTTAACGAGGGACAACCAGTTGTTCAGAGCACCTGAAGCCAAAGCAGTCGGTACCATGCAACTTCCTGCCAGCATTGCTGACAACAGTGACCCACAACACCAGAGAGATGTCAATGCCCAGAACATCGTTGGAAATGCGAGCCAGTTTAAGCCTAGTCCCTTCTGTGTGACCACCAACCATAACCCAGGTCAGATACCACAGCCGCTCAGTAACACAGAGACCGACAGCACTGGGGTTTGTCAGTGGCCCATTAACGCCATCGTAACTGCCAGGCCCGACCCCAATAACCAGCACGTCATGGATGCCTCTAATGGACAGCACCACACTGGGGTGAAGAGAGACAGTAAGGTGGCTCAGAGTTTCTCCGCTGTCACAAAAAGCCCCAGTGACACTCTGAGTGAAGCGTCTTCTGAAGGTTATAGTCAGTACAGCCAAACGTCTTGTGTTGCAAATCTTTCCTCTGGGGCTGTTGCAGGTTACACAACACCAGTTAATCCTGCCACACACACTGGGAGTTTATACCAGCATGAAGGGTACGCTACAACGGGACGTTACCCAGGCCAGATTTACCCAGAGCAGGAAGCAAACCACTTTGGACACAACTTAGCAACTCAAGCCATCCCAGGATGGGTGAGCCaggagatgcagcagcagcatctgatgcagcagcagctgatgcagcagcagcagtttatccagcagcagcaactgatgcagcagcagcagttaatgcagcagcagcagcagctgatgcagcagcagacgCTATTGCAGCAGCAGTACCCCTCATGGACAAGAactgctgtggctgctggagATGGCAGAGCGACCAATGAGGCGGCCTGCTTGGGCGTCTTTCCAGTTGTTACTCCAGCAGTTCACTCCAGCAGTTCACCATGGTTTATTGACCCGAACAAAAACATCCCCACAACACCTGTTCCAAtgcacaacaaccacagcatgGTGACAAGTTTACCTCCACCCTTCAGTCCTTCACCATCCTCCTCCAGCCAACAGTGA